A window of the Apostichopus japonicus isolate 1M-3 chromosome 8, ASM3797524v1, whole genome shotgun sequence genome harbors these coding sequences:
- the LOC139970986 gene encoding potassium channel subfamily K member 1-like, which produces MVANCFQGSWSRLLCVGLFYITYLSLGALMFAKIEGPQEKSLRNDVINEKQRFLDKYDCVDESEFDELLMTLRKAWEFGLPILYSNETTELSSWDFGAAFFFSTTLLTTIGFGAVTPLTPVGKVACIFYTLFGIPLTFLFVGTLTYIVAKPVHKFLEKMISRWESYMPELTIRLVHLFLLIIFVAGIFFIAPAILFDYLEPRWNFLDAIYFTFISLTTVGLGDFVPGFNHEATYISQRAFYQIATSVYLIVGICMMFLIVEFCILIPTVGQIWDVVSPGASRRNSLTKASEKAKLKESLQQLTEYSSIGASEGTPSPP; this is translated from the exons ATGGTCGCGAATTGTTTTCAAGGTAGTTGGAGTCGCCTGTTGTGCGTGGGCTTGTTCTACATCACCTACCTTAGTCTAGGTGCTTTAATGTTCGCCAAAATCGAAGGACCGCAGGAGAAAAGCTTGAGAAACGACGTGATCAATGAGAAACAAAGATTTTTAGATAAATATGATTGTGTGGACGAAAGTGAATTTGACGAGTTACTGATGACTCTAAGGAAAGCATGGGAATTCGGCCTTCCAATATTATATTCCAACGAAACCACTGAACTATCAAGCTGGGACTTCGGGGCGGCTTTCTTCTTCTCAACGACGCTTTTAACAACTATAG GTTTCGGAGCAGTTACGCCTTTGACGCCCGTTGGAAAAGTCGCTTGTATCTTCTACACTTTATTCGGCATTCCACTTACCTTTCTCTTTGTGGGCACACTCACCTATATTGTTGCTAAACCGGTGCACAAATTCCTAGAAAAAATGATATCTAGATGGG AGTCTTACATGCCAGAGTTAACTATACGATTGGTTCATCTGTTTTTGCTCATCATCTTTGTGGCTGGGATATTCTTCATTGCTCCCGCGATCCTCTTTGACTATTTGGAACCTAGGTGGAACTTTCTCGACGCCAtctattttacttttatatcaCTGACAACTGTCGGACTGGGAGATTTCGTGCCTGGTTTCAATCACGAAGCAACTTACATATCACAGCGTGCCTTCTATCAAATCGCAACATCAG TGTACCTTATCGTGGGAATCTGCATGATGTTTCTGATTGTGGAGTTTTGTATTCTTATTCCTACTGTGGGTCAGATATGGGATGTGGTTTCTCCTGGTGCGAGTAGAAGAAACAGCCTCACTAAAGCCAGCGAAAAAGCTAAACTCAAGGAATCCCTTCAACAACTGACTGAATATAGTAGTATTGGAGCTAGTGAAGGTACTCCATCTCCTCCTTGA